A window of Ketobacter sp. MCCC 1A13808 contains these coding sequences:
- a CDS encoding outer membrane lipoprotein-sorting protein, whose translation MFRLLATVLFAMTASWVVAEPQTGLQIVEKAKQNGKGFEDMTHKVKMILIDDKGETTEREMLVKAMTDTNGDAYSMSIFTAPRRENGISLLTVAEKGGDDKQYLYLPSTRRVKRITSSNKGSSFRGSEFTFEDLSDQNVADYRFELVKEAPCGDQTCFVVDRFPKSGESGYSKTQMWIDTVYYRPIKADFFDQDGKLLKTMETDNYRLFNEKFWNPETVTMANHQSGNSTKMVSLELKMNTGLRTSEFTELAMRNWR comes from the coding sequence ATGTTTCGATTACTAGCAACCGTTTTATTCGCGATGACCGCCAGTTGGGTTGTCGCGGAACCCCAGACAGGATTACAAATCGTTGAAAAGGCCAAACAAAATGGGAAGGGGTTTGAGGACATGACCCATAAAGTCAAAATGATCCTCATTGACGATAAAGGCGAAACCACAGAGCGGGAAATGTTGGTGAAAGCCATGACCGACACAAATGGGGACGCCTATAGCATGTCTATTTTTACTGCGCCACGTCGAGAGAACGGCATCTCGTTACTCACCGTCGCAGAGAAAGGCGGGGACGATAAACAGTACCTTTATCTTCCGTCAACACGTCGGGTGAAGCGGATTACCAGTTCCAACAAGGGTTCTTCGTTCCGGGGCAGCGAATTCACCTTTGAAGATTTATCCGATCAGAACGTGGCGGACTATCGTTTCGAATTAGTTAAAGAAGCACCCTGTGGTGATCAGACCTGCTTTGTAGTCGATCGTTTTCCGAAGTCCGGTGAATCCGGTTATAGCAAAACCCAGATGTGGATCGATACCGTTTATTATCGCCCCATAAAGGCAGACTTTTTCGATCAGGATGGTAAGTTGCTAAAGACCATGGAAACAGACAATTATCGATTGTTTAATGAAAAGTTCTGGAATCCGGAAACCGTAACAATGGCAAATCATCAAAGTGGCAACAGCACCAAAATGGTATCGCTGGAATTGAAAATGAACACCGGGTTGCGAACGTCGGAGTTCACTGAGCTGGCTATGCGCAATTGGCGATGA